From a single Shewanella denitrificans OS217 genomic region:
- a CDS encoding metal ABC transporter solute-binding protein, Zn/Mn family, which translates to MRINFKQKLYLGLIAFASLSSFYSVSARAELNVFACEPEYAALVQTLAPNAKVYSATTAMQDPHQVQARPSLIAKLRQADLLVCAGGDLEIGWLPMLQMKASNSQVLSTDKGLFFATEQVQTLDKLTQVDRSMGDVHEKGNPHVHFDPERMLQIAEALTQKLISLDIEHQAEYQQNLQGFSSDWQVAMQRWQQQAKPLQGRKVIAYHSSFRYLFAWLGMEQVADLEPKPGLAPTTSHLVSLLERTKMGDVMAVVVASYQDERGGVWLADRAKLPLLVLPMSVGGNDDSTDLISLYDSVLTILTNAAETTAATSGE; encoded by the coding sequence GTGCGCATCAATTTTAAGCAAAAATTATACTTGGGCTTAATCGCATTTGCATCGTTAAGCTCATTTTACAGTGTCTCAGCTAGGGCCGAGTTAAATGTATTCGCCTGTGAACCTGAGTATGCCGCGTTAGTGCAAACCTTGGCGCCCAATGCCAAGGTTTATAGTGCGACTACGGCCATGCAAGACCCACATCAAGTGCAAGCTAGGCCGAGTCTTATTGCTAAGCTGAGGCAGGCTGATCTACTGGTATGCGCCGGAGGCGATCTTGAAATCGGCTGGCTGCCTATGTTGCAAATGAAGGCATCTAACTCCCAGGTCTTAAGCACAGATAAAGGTTTGTTCTTTGCCACTGAACAAGTGCAAACCTTAGATAAGCTGACTCAAGTGGACAGAAGCATGGGGGATGTGCATGAAAAAGGTAATCCTCATGTGCATTTTGATCCTGAGCGCATGTTGCAAATTGCCGAGGCGTTGACGCAAAAGCTCATTAGTCTCGATATTGAGCACCAAGCTGAGTACCAACAGAACTTACAGGGTTTTAGCTCAGATTGGCAGGTGGCGATGCAGCGCTGGCAGCAGCAGGCTAAGCCATTGCAAGGGCGCAAGGTTATCGCTTATCACTCAAGCTTTAGGTACTTGTTTGCCTGGCTTGGCATGGAGCAGGTGGCAGATCTTGAACCTAAGCCTGGTTTGGCGCCGACCACCAGTCATTTAGTCAGCTTGCTCGAGCGGACAAAAATGGGTGATGTGATGGCTGTGGTGGTGGCGTCTTATCAAGATGAGCGCGGCGGAGTTTGGCTGGCAGACAGGGCTAAGTTACCTTTGCTGGTGCTGCCCATGTCTGTGGGGGGCAATGATGACAGCACTGATTTAATCAGCTTGTATGACAGCGTGCTGACCATTCTCACCAATGCAGCAGAAACCACTGCGGCTACATCAGGAGAGTGA
- a CDS encoding metal ABC transporter permease, producing the protein MIDLELASILLPAFAAGILVLSTHVLLGRQVLARGIIFIDLAIAQVAALGAIVSHIDHRIESLAYAHVWMPALFALGGAGIIAWLAKHFETELEAFIGCFYVLSAVAAMLLLANDPHGGELLKQLMSGQILWVSWDDLLLPMLVSMLVLVLIALRPSLLAGNSFYFLFAIVITLSVELVGVYLVFSSLILPALAVNRLKTNNRLWYAYAVGMLGFFIGLMLSASYDLPSGAAIVATLALCCLVFRLLAHVVGLLQSHRGKAQA; encoded by the coding sequence ATGATAGATCTTGAGCTCGCTTCAATCTTATTACCCGCATTTGCAGCCGGTATTTTAGTGTTATCAACCCATGTGCTGCTGGGCAGACAAGTCTTGGCCAGAGGGATCATTTTTATCGATTTGGCCATAGCCCAAGTGGCGGCACTTGGGGCCATCGTCTCTCACATAGATCACAGGATTGAGAGTTTGGCTTATGCCCATGTGTGGATGCCTGCATTATTTGCTCTCGGCGGTGCGGGGATTATCGCTTGGCTAGCTAAGCATTTTGAAACCGAGCTCGAGGCCTTTATTGGTTGCTTCTATGTGCTTAGCGCTGTGGCGGCTATGCTATTGTTGGCAAATGACCCCCACGGCGGCGAGCTATTAAAGCAATTAATGTCGGGGCAAATTCTCTGGGTCAGTTGGGATGATTTACTCTTGCCCATGCTAGTGTCTATGCTCGTGCTGGTCTTGATAGCCCTGAGGCCATCCTTGTTAGCTGGCAATAGTTTTTACTTTCTATTTGCCATTGTCATCACGCTTTCTGTGGAGCTAGTTGGGGTGTACTTAGTATTTAGCAGTCTGATTTTACCTGCATTAGCCGTGAATCGACTCAAGACGAATAACAGGCTTTGGTATGCCTATGCCGTAGGCATGTTGGGCTTTTTTATCGGTTTAATGCTCTCGGCTAGCTACGACTTACCCAGTGGCGCTGCGATAGTGGCAACACTGGCGCTCTGCTGTTTAGTCTTTAGATTATTGGCTCATGTTGTTGGCTTGCTCCAGAGCCATAGGGGTAAGGCACAAGCTTAG
- a CDS encoding 1-acylglycerol-3-phosphate O-acyltransferase: MLLIARSIILFVLLSLAFVFAIVYCLLRPRHRDNVHVFAHIFGAVAPVLGIKVINRCVDPNVVKSPCIYLSNHQNNFDLFTHTSAVPKGTVSLGKKSLAWMPLFGQIYWLSGNILIDRNNRNSAFDTMTKTIEKMKKDLLSVWIFPEGTRSRGRGLLPFKVGAFHTAIAAQVPVVPVLASCQNHIKLNRWNNGVVIVEMMAPISTQGLGKTEAKSFCAEVHAKMSTRLEQLNQEAKLLMADPQGKDSV; this comes from the coding sequence GTGCTGCTTATTGCCCGTTCAATCATCCTTTTTGTGTTGCTTTCTTTAGCATTTGTTTTTGCTATTGTTTATTGTTTATTACGTCCTCGTCATCGTGATAATGTCCATGTATTTGCCCATATTTTTGGTGCGGTAGCCCCAGTGCTTGGCATTAAGGTGATCAATCGATGCGTCGATCCTAACGTGGTTAAATCCCCATGCATTTATTTATCGAATCATCAAAATAATTTCGATTTATTTACCCATACTTCAGCCGTGCCTAAGGGAACGGTGAGCTTAGGTAAGAAGAGCTTGGCTTGGATGCCGCTTTTCGGTCAGATTTATTGGCTATCGGGCAATATTTTAATTGATCGTAATAATCGCAATAGCGCCTTCGATACTATGACGAAAACCATAGAGAAAATGAAAAAAGATCTCTTGTCTGTGTGGATTTTTCCCGAAGGCACGCGTTCCCGTGGCCGTGGTTTGTTGCCGTTTAAAGTCGGTGCTTTTCATACCGCCATCGCAGCTCAAGTACCTGTAGTGCCTGTATTAGCTTCTTGTCAGAACCACATTAAACTAAATCGTTGGAACAATGGCGTGGTGATCGTTGAAATGATGGCGCCTATTTCTACTCAAGGGTTAGGTAAAACTGAGGCGAAAAGCTTCTGCGCTGAGGTGCATGCCAAGATGTCGACGCGACTTGAGCAATTGAATCAAGAAGCCAAGTTATTAATGGCTGATCCACAGGGCAAAGATAGCGTATAA
- the rraB gene encoding ribonuclease E inhibitor RraB, with the protein MSMERQLKEQFAENREIVEALLGDGSDADSEYVIEHHFSSTNFDKLEKAAVDAFKLGFEVNDAEEMELEDGSEIFCFDAIANHKLDVALLDKACEQLMQVAHKQKVDYDGWGTYFIGDEIEEDDEEEQA; encoded by the coding sequence ATGTCTATGGAACGTCAGTTAAAAGAGCAGTTTGCCGAGAACCGAGAAATTGTTGAAGCACTGTTGGGTGACGGCTCAGACGCCGATTCAGAGTATGTCATTGAGCATCATTTCTCTTCGACCAATTTTGATAAGCTTGAAAAAGCCGCTGTCGATGCGTTCAAACTCGGTTTTGAAGTGAATGATGCCGAAGAGATGGAGCTTGAAGATGGCTCTGAAATCTTTTGCTTCGACGCCATCGCTAACCACAAGTTAGATGTTGCTTTACTGGATAAAGCCTGCGAGCAGTTAATGCAAGTGGCCCATAAACAGAAAGTGGATTATGACGGTTGGGGCACTTATTTTATCGGTGATGAAATCGAAGAAGATGACGAAGAAGAGCAAGCGTGA
- a CDS encoding GGDEF domain-containing protein, whose protein sequence is MENDQSAMNELHWLIDMVQTIDVGLVVLDRNNDIQLWNGFMENHSGVSPNSIKGKNLFETFPKLPADWLKQKMQSVYLLKNRTFISWEQRPYVFEFKNYRPITGRADFMYQNITLLPLASLTGIHHICIIVYDVTDIAVNKLQLKGANEQLELLSQTDGLTQLHNRRHWQECMEHEFERFNRYADIASLVMIDIDNFKQINDKYGHPAGDKVIQHIAHLLKNALRETDCAGRYGGEEFSAVLAKTNATDALQFTERLRTQIEASEVSYKDQKIKVTVSLGINALHSGMGSSSSWLSGADKALYQAKQMGRNKSVIYTDEQE, encoded by the coding sequence ATGGAGAATGATCAAAGCGCAATGAATGAACTACACTGGCTAATCGATATGGTGCAAACCATAGATGTTGGCTTAGTAGTGTTAGATCGAAATAATGACATCCAGCTATGGAATGGTTTTATGGAGAACCACAGCGGGGTTTCACCCAATTCCATTAAGGGTAAAAACCTATTTGAAACCTTCCCAAAGTTGCCCGCCGACTGGCTAAAACAGAAGATGCAATCTGTGTACTTGCTGAAAAACCGCACCTTTATCAGCTGGGAACAAAGGCCTTATGTCTTTGAATTTAAAAATTACCGCCCTATTACCGGGCGCGCAGATTTTATGTATCAAAACATAACCTTACTACCTCTAGCATCCCTAACGGGTATACATCATATTTGTATCATAGTGTACGATGTGACCGATATTGCGGTTAATAAATTGCAATTAAAAGGCGCCAATGAACAGCTTGAGTTATTAAGCCAGACTGACGGTTTAACTCAATTGCACAACCGCCGTCATTGGCAAGAGTGTATGGAGCATGAGTTTGAGCGCTTCAACCGCTATGCCGATATCGCAAGCTTAGTGATGATAGATATTGATAATTTCAAACAAATTAACGATAAATATGGTCATCCCGCTGGGGATAAAGTCATCCAGCACATAGCGCATTTACTGAAGAATGCCCTAAGGGAAACTGACTGCGCTGGACGCTACGGCGGTGAAGAATTTTCTGCAGTGCTTGCTAAAACCAATGCCACCGATGCGCTGCAATTTACCGAGCGACTGCGCACACAAATTGAAGCATCTGAAGTGAGTTATAAAGATCAAAAAATTAAGGTCACGGTAAGCCTTGGGATTAATGCCTTGCATTCAGGAATGGGCAGTAGCTCAAGCTGGCTATCAGGCGCCGATAAGGCCCTCTACCAAGCGAAACAAATGGGCCGAAACAAGAGTGTTATTTATACCGATGAGCAAGAATAG
- a CDS encoding response regulator produces the protein MTIPILICDDSALARKQMARTLPKDWDVEISYATNGAEGIEAIRAGKGEVVFLDLNMPVMDGYEVLQIVQQQDLPALIIVVSGDIQIKAHERVKALGALDFIQKPVSADSISNILQEYGILTLTQGKEIEDTPMIKVDLRDACQEIANIAMGQAADLLAKLLDVFVLLPIPNVNVLEVSELTMALKATTESSQVSALCQGFIGAGIAGEALLLFHDSSFEDMAKLMKLDTAKDTSTQVEVMMDTGNVLIGAFLNGISEQLDMSFSQSHPVVLGRHCTVNDLINDNSEKWQRTLAMEINYRIEDYNIQCDLLLLFTEDSLPTLNFKLGYLLD, from the coding sequence ATGACAATTCCGATATTGATATGTGATGACTCTGCCTTAGCAAGAAAACAGATGGCCCGTACCCTGCCGAAAGACTGGGACGTGGAGATCAGTTATGCGACTAATGGTGCAGAAGGCATAGAAGCCATTCGTGCTGGCAAAGGCGAAGTGGTATTTCTAGACTTAAACATGCCAGTCATGGATGGCTACGAAGTGTTACAAATAGTTCAACAACAAGACTTACCAGCGCTCATCATAGTGGTGTCCGGTGATATACAGATTAAAGCGCATGAAAGAGTGAAAGCCCTTGGAGCTTTGGATTTTATTCAAAAGCCCGTGAGCGCTGATTCTATTAGTAATATTCTTCAAGAGTATGGCATTCTAACCTTGACCCAGGGCAAGGAGATTGAAGACACACCTATGATCAAGGTTGACTTGCGTGACGCCTGTCAAGAGATCGCCAACATAGCCATGGGCCAAGCCGCCGACTTGTTGGCTAAATTATTAGACGTGTTTGTTTTGCTACCTATTCCCAATGTTAACGTGCTCGAGGTGAGTGAGTTAACCATGGCATTGAAGGCGACCACAGAAAGTTCTCAGGTATCGGCGTTATGCCAAGGATTTATCGGTGCCGGGATCGCAGGTGAGGCACTCTTGCTATTCCATGACTCCAGTTTCGAAGACATGGCGAAACTGATGAAACTCGATACTGCCAAGGATACCAGTACTCAAGTAGAAGTCATGATGGATACAGGTAATGTCTTGATAGGGGCTTTCCTAAACGGGATATCTGAACAACTGGATATGTCTTTCAGCCAATCTCACCCGGTTGTACTTGGTAGGCATTGCACAGTGAACGATTTGATCAACGATAATTCTGAAAAATGGCAACGTACCTTAGCCATGGAAATTAATTATCGTATTGAAGACTATAATATTCAGTGCGATCTCTTGCTGTTATTTACTGAAGACTCTTTACCGACATTGAATTTTAAGCTTGGCTACTTACTAGATTAA
- a CDS encoding crotonase/enoyl-CoA hydratase family protein — MEGGLVRLEKHQGIAYVTLSRPDKYNALNFDMFKAIDKAIKQLQQDKQLRLVILTGAGGNFSSGLDVKSLSKDPGKALNLLFKWLPGNANLAQRVSLGWQRLPVPVIAVIEGVCYGGGMQIVLGADIRIAADTAKLSIMEAKWGLVPDMAGLAGLRQLVSKDQALKLTYTAEVLNADEALSLGLVTEVAAEPMARAKALAEQIMQTSPDACAAIKLSINRSWTASLRSLLSRESLSQVRLLLGRNRLIAALRQTKDPQKPYRNRQPWW; from the coding sequence ATGGAAGGTGGTTTAGTTAGGTTAGAAAAACATCAGGGGATAGCCTATGTCACCCTGTCACGGCCAGATAAATATAACGCATTGAATTTTGATATGTTTAAGGCGATTGATAAGGCCATTAAGCAACTGCAGCAAGATAAACAGCTTAGACTGGTGATATTGACTGGGGCGGGTGGTAATTTCAGCTCTGGGCTGGATGTGAAAAGCCTAAGTAAAGACCCAGGTAAGGCGCTGAATTTGTTGTTTAAGTGGCTTCCCGGTAATGCCAACTTGGCTCAACGAGTGTCCCTAGGTTGGCAGAGGCTGCCTGTGCCTGTGATAGCGGTTATCGAAGGGGTTTGCTATGGCGGCGGTATGCAAATTGTGTTGGGCGCAGATATACGCATAGCAGCGGATACTGCCAAACTATCCATAATGGAAGCTAAGTGGGGCTTAGTCCCCGATATGGCAGGCCTTGCCGGATTAAGGCAGCTTGTTAGTAAAGATCAGGCGCTGAAACTCACCTATACCGCTGAAGTTTTAAACGCCGATGAAGCCTTAAGTTTAGGGTTAGTCACTGAGGTCGCGGCTGAACCTATGGCACGAGCTAAAGCCTTAGCTGAGCAGATAATGCAGACCTCACCCGATGCATGCGCCGCAATAAAACTGAGCATCAATCGCAGCTGGACCGCGTCTTTGCGCAGTTTATTAAGCCGAGAATCATTGAGCCAAGTACGCCTATTACTGGGCAGAAATCGCCTGATCGCCGCATTAAGGCAGACTAAAGATCCGCAAAAACCTTATAGAAATCGCCAGCCTTGGTGGTAG
- a CDS encoding DUF3530 family protein codes for MLTRRDLILVILFSAAINLLHSPSVYGKTDYDYLPQDEVTSIEVEGQPLPVLVRPWEGKLRLGSVIIIGPSDSNADAAGFISHLRKSLNPEGWASISLTPPKGLYRPSFATGAEEIAKAGSEQLSVSGYQPTPLYNSAQLLELRNFQQEALTKSFTPLEALSDSYTGLKMYLVSDDSAGILVSLLFDKKIPAPDVLVLINPYREHEELIDEPSRRKSIAQQLLMQTFPVLDLQSPNGHPVSLANAHQRQAVNQLKSPRLYRQYRLNLRLDNPSGWEEAQNYIEGFARIATGN; via the coding sequence ATGCTGACTCGTCGCGATTTAATCTTAGTTATCTTGTTCAGTGCCGCTATTAACTTACTGCACAGCCCAAGTGTTTATGGCAAAACTGACTACGATTATTTGCCACAAGATGAAGTCACCAGCATAGAGGTCGAAGGTCAACCTCTGCCAGTGTTAGTGCGCCCTTGGGAAGGTAAATTGCGCCTTGGCAGCGTGATTATCATAGGCCCCTCGGACAGTAATGCCGATGCGGCAGGCTTTATCAGTCATCTGCGCAAATCCCTCAACCCAGAAGGTTGGGCTAGCATCAGCCTCACGCCGCCAAAAGGCCTTTATCGTCCAAGTTTTGCCACTGGGGCTGAAGAAATAGCTAAAGCGGGCAGCGAGCAGCTTAGTGTCAGCGGTTACCAGCCTACCCCCTTGTATAACTCGGCGCAGTTGCTAGAGCTTAGAAACTTCCAACAAGAAGCACTGACCAAGAGCTTTACCCCACTGGAAGCCCTCAGCGATTCCTATACTGGCCTTAAAATGTATTTAGTGTCTGACGACAGCGCAGGTATTCTGGTCAGCTTATTGTTTGATAAGAAAATTCCAGCACCCGATGTACTCGTGCTCATCAACCCTTACCGCGAACATGAAGAGCTTATCGATGAACCCAGCCGACGTAAAAGCATAGCCCAGCAGTTACTCATGCAGACTTTTCCTGTGCTGGATCTGCAGTCCCCCAATGGCCACCCAGTGTCCTTAGCCAATGCACACCAAAGGCAAGCCGTGAACCAGTTGAAATCACCTCGCCTTTACCGGCAATACAGGCTCAATTTACGCTTAGATAACCCCAGTGGCTGGGAAGAAGCTCAGAACTACATCGAAGGCTTCGCACGTATTGCCACAGGCAATTAA
- the rapA gene encoding RNA polymerase-associated protein RapA produces the protein MPFALGQRWISDTESELGLGTVVQVEGRMVTLLFPATGENRMFSRAEAPLTRVIFNPNDTVESHEGWSITVTEVVEKDQLVVYHGTHSETGETVSLRETLISHNIRFNKPQDRLFAGQIDRLDRFGIRYQCQLLRHKLASSDLLGLQGPRVGLIAHQQWIAHEVGRRYAPRVLLADEVGLGKTIEAGLIMHQQLLTGRAERILVIVPDTLRHQWLVEMLRRFNLRFSVFDEDRCVEAYADNDNPFYTEQLVICSLELLRKKKRLDQALDADWDLLVVDEAHHLEWSEDAPSRAYQVVEALSEVVPGVLLLTATPDQLGHQSHFARLRLLDPDRFYDYDAFLTEEQGYQAVAEAAEALSGEKKLNDSAINSLTELLSEKDIAPSIRLIQANEVDPEQQQAARDGLLQELLDRHGTGRVLYRNSRASVKGFPKRIFNPHPQAMPEQYVTAERVNAMMSGKKTPQAKALEALSPEKLYQAFESDSASWWKFDTRVDWLIAFLKSHRSKKVLIIASQAETALSLEEALRTREGILATVFHEGMSIIERDKAGAYFAQEDAGAQALICSEIGSEGRNFQFASHLVLFDLPLNPDLLEQRIGRLDRIGQKNDIQIHLPYLEGTAQERLMQWYHHGLNAFELTCPSGHVLFNEFAEELTQVLCEDDADAMTQLLNHTQHKYKELKQAMERGRDKLLEINSHGGARAAALIERLAQKDNDTHLVGSVIRLWDIIGVDQEDNGENTIVLRPSEHMLFPTYPGLPEDGVTVTFDRETALSRDDIAFISEEHPLVQTGLDLITGSETGTTSVAVLKNKALPAGTLFLELIYMADASAPKSSQLYRYLPPTPIRVLLDKNGNNLATKVDYNNFEKQLSAVNRHIASKLVNASQPLLHPLLAKGQEQAQQGLDALLVDARASMTSQLTAELERLEALKAVNPNIREEELEYVRNQMAELNGYLDASQLQLDAIRMVLVSHV, from the coding sequence ATGCCGTTCGCTTTAGGTCAACGTTGGATAAGTGATACCGAGTCAGAGCTTGGATTAGGCACTGTTGTACAAGTAGAAGGCCGTATGGTCACGCTACTCTTCCCCGCCACCGGTGAGAACCGTATGTTCTCCCGCGCTGAAGCGCCATTGACACGTGTTATTTTCAATCCTAATGATACCGTTGAAAGCCATGAAGGCTGGAGTATTACTGTCACTGAAGTGGTAGAGAAAGACCAGCTAGTGGTCTACCACGGCACCCACAGTGAAACGGGAGAAACCGTTAGCCTACGGGAAACACTAATCAGCCACAATATCCGCTTTAATAAGCCCCAAGACAGGTTATTTGCCGGACAAATTGATCGCTTAGACAGATTTGGGATCCGCTACCAATGCCAGTTACTGCGCCATAAATTAGCCAGCTCAGATTTATTGGGATTACAAGGCCCAAGAGTGGGGCTTATCGCCCACCAGCAGTGGATAGCCCATGAAGTGGGTCGTCGCTATGCGCCTAGAGTGTTACTCGCCGATGAAGTCGGCCTAGGTAAGACCATAGAAGCCGGCCTTATTATGCATCAGCAGCTGCTGACTGGCCGCGCCGAGCGCATTTTAGTCATAGTGCCAGATACCCTACGCCATCAGTGGTTAGTAGAGATGCTGCGCCGGTTTAATTTACGTTTCTCTGTGTTTGATGAAGACAGGTGTGTCGAGGCTTATGCCGATAACGACAACCCTTTCTACACAGAGCAGTTAGTCATTTGTTCACTGGAACTACTGCGTAAGAAAAAGCGCTTAGATCAAGCCCTCGATGCCGACTGGGACTTACTGGTGGTGGATGAAGCCCATCATTTAGAGTGGAGCGAAGATGCCCCGAGCCGTGCTTATCAAGTGGTTGAAGCCTTAAGTGAAGTAGTGCCTGGAGTATTATTGCTCACGGCAACACCAGATCAATTAGGCCACCAGAGTCACTTTGCTCGGCTGCGCTTACTGGACCCCGACAGATTCTACGACTACGACGCCTTCCTAACTGAAGAGCAAGGCTATCAAGCCGTTGCTGAAGCCGCAGAGGCTTTAAGTGGCGAGAAGAAGCTCAATGATAGCGCGATCAACAGCTTAACTGAGTTGTTGTCTGAAAAAGACATCGCACCTAGCATACGCTTAATTCAAGCAAACGAGGTCGACCCTGAGCAACAACAGGCGGCTCGTGATGGCTTATTGCAAGAGCTACTGGACCGTCATGGCACGGGCAGAGTCTTATATCGCAACAGCCGCGCCTCAGTGAAGGGGTTCCCTAAGCGTATTTTCAATCCGCATCCGCAGGCCATGCCGGAACAATATGTGACCGCAGAGCGCGTTAATGCCATGATGAGTGGTAAAAAGACGCCGCAAGCCAAAGCATTAGAAGCTTTAAGCCCTGAGAAACTCTATCAAGCCTTTGAAAGTGACAGCGCTAGCTGGTGGAAGTTTGATACCCGTGTCGACTGGTTGATTGCATTTTTAAAATCCCATCGCAGCAAGAAAGTGCTTATTATCGCCAGCCAAGCGGAAACCGCACTTAGCCTTGAAGAAGCGCTGCGCACCCGCGAAGGTATTTTGGCAACCGTATTCCATGAAGGCATGTCCATCATAGAGCGTGACAAGGCCGGTGCCTATTTCGCTCAGGAAGACGCTGGCGCTCAAGCCCTAATTTGTTCGGAAATTGGCTCTGAAGGACGTAACTTCCAGTTTGCCAGCCATTTAGTCTTGTTCGACTTGCCATTAAATCCAGATTTATTAGAGCAGCGCATCGGTCGCCTTGACCGTATCGGTCAGAAAAATGATATTCAAATTCATCTTCCTTACCTTGAAGGCACTGCCCAAGAAAGATTAATGCAGTGGTATCACCATGGCCTCAATGCCTTCGAGCTCACCTGCCCTAGCGGCCATGTGCTGTTTAACGAATTTGCCGAAGAGTTGACGCAAGTTCTGTGTGAAGACGACGCTGACGCTATGACTCAGCTACTGAATCACACTCAGCATAAATACAAAGAACTAAAGCAAGCCATGGAGAGAGGCCGCGATAAGCTGCTGGAAATTAACTCCCACGGTGGTGCCCGCGCTGCGGCATTAATTGAACGTTTAGCCCAAAAAGACAATGACACTCATCTTGTGGGTTCAGTCATTAGACTGTGGGACATTATCGGTGTCGATCAAGAAGATAACGGTGAAAACACCATAGTCTTACGCCCCAGTGAGCACATGCTATTCCCAACTTACCCGGGCCTTCCCGAAGATGGCGTCACAGTCACCTTCGATAGAGAAACGGCGCTATCTCGAGATGATATTGCCTTTATCTCAGAAGAGCACCCGCTGGTACAGACAGGCTTAGATCTCATCACTGGCTCTGAAACTGGCACTACTAGCGTCGCCGTACTCAAGAATAAAGCATTGCCCGCGGGCACCTTGTTCCTTGAGCTTATCTACATGGCCGATGCTTCTGCGCCGAAATCGAGCCAGTTATATCGTTATCTACCACCGACACCAATCAGGGTATTGCTTGATAAAAACGGCAATAACTTGGCCACCAAAGTGGACTATAACAACTTCGAAAAACAGCTCAGCGCGGTAAACCGCCACATTGCCAGTAAGCTAGTCAATGCGTCACAGCCACTACTGCACCCCTTGCTAGCAAAAGGACAAGAGCAAGCCCAGCAGGGATTAGATGCGCTATTAGTGGATGCCAGAGCATCGATGACAAGCCAGCTCACCGCTGAACTTGAACGCTTAGAAGCACTGAAAGCGGTTAACCCCAACATACGTGAAGAAGAGCTTGAATATGTGCGTAACCAGATGGCTGAGCTGAACGGCTATTTGGATGCCAGTCAGTTACAACTGGATGCTATTCGAATGGTGCTTGTGAGCCACGTCTAG